One region of Agrobacterium tumefaciens genomic DNA includes:
- a CDS encoding biliverdin-producing heme oxygenase: MTIVEPSAPVEEIEQSRVKRLRAATRGAHGGLDTFIMAAKPFESRENFGKFVETQYLFHRDLDAFFSNETLDGLLPDLKGRRRLSMIEQDLADLGHAIPETNEPRFTSETPFDLPEAMGWLYVVEGSNLGAAFLLKDAAKLGLTEEFGARHLAGAPEGRGLHWRTFTAALDEISLTIEEEERVVAGAEAAFRAVHAYAQQRLG; encoded by the coding sequence ATGACCATTGTGGAGCCATCAGCGCCTGTGGAAGAGATCGAGCAGAGCCGCGTGAAGCGCCTGAGGGCTGCCACGCGTGGCGCGCATGGTGGTCTCGATACCTTCATCATGGCAGCGAAGCCGTTCGAGAGCCGGGAGAACTTCGGCAAATTCGTGGAAACGCAATATCTTTTCCATCGCGACCTCGATGCGTTTTTCTCCAATGAAACCCTTGATGGCCTGCTGCCTGATCTTAAGGGTCGTCGCCGTCTCTCCATGATAGAGCAGGACCTTGCCGATCTGGGACACGCCATTCCTGAAACAAACGAGCCGCGCTTTACCAGCGAAACGCCGTTCGATCTACCTGAGGCCATGGGCTGGCTTTATGTAGTCGAAGGCTCGAATCTCGGCGCGGCTTTCCTTCTGAAAGACGCAGCCAAGCTTGGCCTCACCGAAGAATTCGGCGCGCGCCATCTGGCCGGCGCTCCGGAAGGGCGCGGCCTGCATTGGCGTACCTTTACGGCCGCGCTCGATGAAATTTCGCTGACCATCGAAGAAGAGGAGCGGGTCGTCGCTGGCGCCGAAGCCGCCTTCAGGGCCGTGCATGCCTACGCGCAGCAACGCCTC